In a genomic window of Methylobacter sp. YRD-M1:
- a CDS encoding type VI secretion system contractile sheath domain-containing protein, whose translation MPGQLKFDFRFSAAADKRAASADSPMRILMMGNFSGHRHPDTALRNRKIIGIDIDNFNEVMLRLNPGLNFQDMQIEVGFRCLDDFHPDHLYKELDAFHHLSQLRQSLQNPATFAQAAAQLMQAINVSDNAEQSVEAAPAEDQNALFERLLGKAPVQQPHVQSSLDRLFKNIIAPHIVEKTDPRQPELVAEVDRATSALMRSLLHHPDFQSLEALWRSAYELASRLETGESLQLYLLDISQAELAQDLLSAGENLETSAVCQLLAGQSIDQPWSVIVGDYTFAAAPQDMQALSAMGAVAAHIGTPFLAAADSSLLGCASLAQPALPSTWNGNAEFMAAWQALREKPYARWLGLALPRVLLRLPYGKKTDPIDSFEFEELTTPDEHEAFLWGNPAFACARLLAENFQETGWPMSPDRHLNVDDLPAYSYKQDGETLMQACAEWYLSENTAEAMLERGVMPLLSYRNRNCARLLRFQSIAAPLAGLASICN comes from the coding sequence ATGCCCGGACAATTAAAGTTCGACTTCCGTTTCAGTGCTGCCGCAGACAAGAGGGCTGCATCCGCAGATTCGCCCATGCGCATACTGATGATGGGCAATTTCAGCGGGCATCGTCATCCTGATACGGCATTGAGGAATCGGAAAATAATCGGCATAGACATCGATAATTTCAACGAAGTCATGCTCCGACTGAATCCTGGACTGAACTTTCAGGACATGCAGATCGAAGTCGGTTTTCGCTGTCTCGACGACTTTCACCCAGATCATCTATACAAGGAACTGGATGCTTTTCATCACCTGAGCCAGTTGCGGCAAAGCCTGCAAAATCCTGCAACCTTTGCACAAGCAGCGGCGCAGCTTATGCAGGCAATCAATGTATCGGATAACGCCGAACAATCTGTCGAGGCAGCGCCGGCTGAGGATCAGAATGCATTGTTTGAGCGTCTGCTCGGAAAAGCGCCTGTGCAGCAGCCGCACGTGCAAAGTTCGCTGGACCGCCTGTTCAAAAATATCATCGCGCCCCATATCGTTGAGAAAACCGATCCGCGCCAGCCCGAGCTGGTGGCCGAGGTCGACCGGGCAACCAGCGCATTGATGCGCTCCTTGCTGCACCATCCTGACTTTCAGTCTCTGGAAGCGCTGTGGCGATCCGCTTATGAACTGGCTTCACGCCTCGAAACGGGCGAATCGCTGCAGCTGTACCTGCTCGACATATCGCAGGCTGAACTGGCTCAGGATCTTCTGAGCGCCGGCGAGAATCTGGAAACCTCGGCCGTTTGCCAATTGCTGGCCGGACAGAGCATTGACCAGCCCTGGTCGGTGATAGTAGGCGACTATACTTTCGCAGCCGCCCCGCAGGATATGCAGGCACTGTCAGCCATGGGCGCTGTCGCCGCCCATATCGGTACGCCTTTTCTGGCCGCTGCTGACAGCAGTCTTTTGGGTTGCGCTTCGCTGGCCCAGCCCGCCCTTCCCTCCACATGGAACGGCAACGCTGAATTCATGGCCGCATGGCAAGCATTGCGTGAAAAACCTTATGCGCGCTGGCTGGGACTGGCGCTGCCTCGAGTTCTTTTGCGTCTGCCTTACGGCAAAAAAACCGATCCGATCGACAGTTTTGAATTTGAAGAACTGACTACGCCGGACGAGCATGAGGCTTTTCTGTGGGGCAACCCTGCTTTTGCCTGCGCAAGATTATTGGCGGAAAATTTCCAGGAGACCGGCTGGCCGATGTCGCCCGACCGGCATTTGAATGTCGACGACCTGCCCGCCTACAGTTATAAACAAGACGGCGAAACCCTCATGCAAGCCTGCGCGGAATGGTATCTGTCTGAAAACACGGCAGAAGCAATGCTTGAGCGCGGCGTCATGCCGTTGCTGAGTTACCGTAACCGTAATTGCGCCCGTTTGCTGCGCTTTCAATCAATAGCTGCGCCTCTGGCTGGGCTTGCCAGCATCTGTAACTGA